A region of Vigna radiata var. radiata cultivar VC1973A chromosome 10, Vradiata_ver6, whole genome shotgun sequence DNA encodes the following proteins:
- the LOC106776114 gene encoding divinyl chlorophyllide a 8-vinyl-reductase, chloroplastic produces MSLCYTSNFISLNHQKSLSLTFSSDSPRFINLFSVKHRKPHHPIKFTAERFKLFASLTSSPPTETAPSSYRSKSPKDVNVLVVGSTGYIGNYVVRELVKRGFNVTAIARERSGIRGSVDKDQTLNQLRGANVCFSDVTNLDAFEGSLNSLGNSFDVVVSCLASRNGGVKDSWKIDYEATRNSLVAGRKRGASHFVLLSAICVQKPLLEFQRAKLKFEDELMKLAEEDGGFSYSIVRPTAFFKSLGGQVELVKDGKPYVMFGDGKLCACKPISESDLASFIVDCVLSEDKINKVLPIGGPGKALTPLEQGEILFRLLGKEPKFLKVPIGIMDFAIGVLDFLVKVFPSLEDAAEFGKIGRYYAAESMLLLDPETGEYSAEKTPSYGNDTLEEFFARVLREGMAGQELGEQTIF; encoded by the coding sequence ATGTCCCTCTGCTACACTTCCAATTTCATATCACTGAATCATCAAAAAAGCCTTTCCTTAACCTTCTCGTCGGACTCTCCTCGCTTCATCAACCTATTTTCAGTTAAGCATCGGAAACCACACCACCCCATTAAGTTCACCGCTGAAAGATTCAAACTTTTTGCCTCCCTGACGTCATCTCCGCCCACTGAGACTGCCCCATCAAGTTACAGGAGCAAGAGTCCTAAAGATGTTAACGTCTTGGTGGTGGGTTCAACTGGGTACATTGGAAATTATGTTGTGAGAGAGTTGGTGAAGAGAGGGTTCAACGTCACAGCCATTGCTAGAGAGAGGAGCGGAATTAGGGGTAGTGTTGACAAGGATCAGACGTTGAATCAGTTAAGAGGGGCCAATGTGTGTTTCTCGGATGTGACCAATCTGGATGCTTTTGAAGGGTCTTTGAACAGCTTGGGAAATTCTTTTGATGTTGTGGTGTCATGCCTTGCAAGTAGAAATGGAGGGGTGAAGGACTCTTGGAAGATTGATTATGAGGCAACAAGGAATAGCCTTGTTGCTGGAAGAAAACGAGGGGCTTCACATTTTGTGTTGCTTTCAGCAATATGTGTGCAGAAGCCCCTCCTTGAGTTTCAGCGTGCCAAGTTGAAGTTTGAGGATGAGTTGATGAAGTTAGCTGAGGAGGATGGTGGATTCAGTTATAGTATAGTGAGGCCAACCGCATTTTTCAAGAGTTTGGGAGGTCAggttgagttggtgaaggatgGGAAGCCATATGTCATGTTTGGAGATGGGAAACTGTGTGCTTGTAAGCCTATAAGTGAGTCAGATTTGGCTTCTTTTATTGTGGATTGTGTGCTTAGTGAGGATAAGATTAACAAGGTGTTGCCAATTGGAGGGCCTGGAAAGGCGTTGACACCACTGGAACAAGGAGAGATACTGTTTAGGCTTTTGGGGAAGGAGCCAAAATTCTTGAAAGTTCCAATAGGAATAATGGATTTTGCCATTGGGGTTCTTGATTTCCTGGTTAAAGTCTTTCCTTCACTGGAAGATGCTGCTGAGTTTGGGAAAATTGGAAGGTACTATGCGGCAGAAAGTATGTTGCTTTTGGATCCTGAGACTGGAGAGTATAGTGCTGAGAAGACACCTAGCTATGGAAATGATACATTGGAAGAGTTTTTTGCTAGGGTTCTCAGGGAGGGCATGGCTGGTCAAGAGCTAGGTGAGCAAACAATATTTTAA
- the LOC106775196 gene encoding uncharacterized protein LOC106775196, whose amino-acid sequence MPLILSNPFPPMQLHHTLTLTLLHHHSLSIFAAPLTLTTTTTTTMATNFQLSDASHSLPISSHHLLIVGPGILGRLVAQIWRQEYPGCEVYGQTVTTDHHEELAKIGINPSLEWTKGSHKFPYVIFCAPPYQSSDYLGDLRLAASSWNGEGSFLFTSSSAPYDCNDNGLCEEDSPVVPIGRSPRTDVLLKAEKIVLEFGGSVLRLSGLYKVDKGPHVYWLEKGIVESRPDHILNLIHYEDAASLAVAILKKQFRGRIFLGCDNHPLSRQEVMDLVYRSGKFSKKFEKFTGTDDPLGKRLNNSKTRQEVRWEPKYSSFANFLETI is encoded by the exons ATGCCTCTGATTTTATCAAATCCTTTCCCTCCCATGCAGTTGCATCACACGCTAACACTGACACTTCTTCACCACCACTCATTATCTATCTTCGCTGCGCCTCTCACCctaaccaccaccaccaccaccaccatggCCACCAATTTCCAACTCTCCGATGCTTCTCACTCTCTTCCAATTTCATCGCACCACCTCTTGATCGTCGGTCCCGGCATTCTTGGTCGTTTGGTCGCCCAAATTTGGCGCCAG GAATATCCAGGTTGTGAAGTTTATGGACAAACAGTAACCACTGATCATCATGAGGAGTTGGCCAAAATTGGTATTAATCCGTCTTTGGAATGGACCAAAGGCTCCCACAAATTTCCCTATGTCATTTTCTGTGCTCCGCCTTACCAATCCTCTGATTATCTCGGTGATCTTAG GCTGGCTGCATCAAGCTGGAATGGTGAAGGTTCTTTCTTGTTTACGTCAAGCTCTGCTCCTTATGATTGTAATGATAATGGATTGTGTGAGGAG GATAGTCCAGTGGTGCCTATAGGGAGGAGCCCCAGGACTGATGTCCTTCTTAAAGCTGAAAAGATAGTGCTGGAGTTTGGTGGTTCTGTTTTAAGACTGTCTGGACTATAT aaagtaGATAAAGGCCCACATGTTTATTGGTTAGAGAAGGGGATTGTTGAATCTCGCCCTGATCACATCCTGAATCTAATTCATTATGAG GATGCAGCTTCCCTCGCAgttgcaattttgaagaaacAATTTCGTGGGCGGATTTTCTTGGGTTGTGATAATCATCCCTTATCCAG GCAAGAGGTGATGGATCTGGTATACAGAAGTGGGAAATTTAGTAAGAAGTTTGAGAAATTCACAG GAACTGATGATCCTCTAGGCAAGAGATTAAACAACTCCAAAACACGCCAAGAAGTAAGGTGGGAGCCAAAGTACTCTAGCTTTGCTAATTTCCTTGAGACCATTTGA